The Eleginops maclovinus isolate JMC-PN-2008 ecotype Puerto Natales chromosome 6, JC_Emac_rtc_rv5, whole genome shotgun sequence DNA segment actttatttaaatactcaCACCTTTCGAACAGCTTTCCCATTTGTAGTTTGCCTTCACCTCTATTCAGTGCAGTTCTAATCTATTTGACTTGACTTGATTTTAAGTCTTACAAATAATAAACCATCTTGTAACTTTTCAGTACACATGTTTGAATTTATCGTAgtaaaaataccaaacaaaacaattctTAAATGTTTCATACTTAGTGCTACATAATCATTTGCATTCAGTTCATCAAAGGTTCCGGTTTAACGTTCAAGTAGCCTACAAGGTAATAAATACGTAGCACGTGCAGTGCAGAGAAAACAACATGGTTTAAGATCCTCAATAACATTTATAGATTCTGctgagttgtttttattaattaagcTACTTATCGCCTGGTGGCTTTATTGGTCATTCTCGTTATACTGTTCTCTTTGCGTTTTTCCCCCTGTGATCCAAACTGATTTCTTAAATGCTCCCTCTGGAAACAAATTCGTACCAGCGTAGGATTTGAACCCTGAGTTATCCCTTATTGCACCACGAGAGACAAATCATCAGCTCaaagtgtgtgtacctgaaACTCGGTAGATGCCTTCACACTTCATGCCATAGCTTTCGATGTAGTCTACACACTCTCTGAAGACGGCTGGCAGCTGGATGCCGTCGTACAGAGCGGTCCGCTTCACGGCTTCAGTCAGAGGTGCTCCGAAGATGGGCCTGAAGGTGGGGACCTCCACTGGGACAGGCTCTGCCTCTGTTGtgggtttcttcttcttcttcttctccttccatTGTTTAACCACGTCGGCTGCAGTCAGATCCTTTGATTTCTTATCTTTGGCTTTGTCCTCCTTGGGAcccttttccttctccttctccttctccttctccttttccttctccttctctttctccttcaccTTGaattccttctccttcttcttggAGAAGCTGGGCTTCTTGAACACATGGATTCCCTTGGAGCGCTTCATCTTGGACGGGCTCTCTGCTTCGTCTGCTGAACTGTCCTCCTGGAAGGCGGCGTAGCCCTCCGCtaagaaagtaaagaaagaggggaagaaacagaaacagggtTAGATTTGAGGGGAGAAACTCCCCCGTTTTCATATCCTCCTCCTACGGCAAAACCATGATAgcagtgaaacagaaacaggaagagaggtgtgtgagggagagaagatAGCAAAGGAGGGGGAGAATGGGGACTTGGAAAAGAGGTCAGTCACAGATTTAGCATAGCTCCCACAGCACCTTATGCCTCACCAATGTGGAAATGAAGATTttagttaaatacatttatgttttgatgtttttaatgcaattaaATCTTATTCACTGCGTGTTGTAGGAAAGTAATATGAGAGCCAGGTAAAATGAAAAGGCAATGATTGATTGACTCACCCTTGTTATGAGGTCAGCATTGTTTAACTGATGATTTATAAGGCAAGACGTTCTAAAAGTCCttcagagaaaaacacttcGGGTCTTATTTCTAGCTGCATTAAGTTAAGATATTTAATCCCTCACTCCAAGTCTGTAATCCTCTAGAGGACTCGCAAATCTCAATATTTTAGAAGAAttcctctgacctccctctagGACAAGCTCAGTTAAAACCTTTTTCCTGACAGCTACACCACACAGTCAGAGAGTCAGTGGCCTCTTTGTCTCTTCTAATCTACTTTACTCGGTTCCAGTTGTATAACATTTCTACCCAAAACACACCTACACTCGTCTCTGTGGGTGTGCTCTGAACtgtccatctcttcctctctcccacCACACCCTGGTGATAGAGCTAAAAACAGACATGGAAAATATCCTGATACTAAATGGGACAATGTGCCTGAACACAACTCAGTGAAAGACACTTCTCCGTGCTACAGGCAGATACAGCCGACAGGAGGGACAAGCTGGAAGCATGCTCGTTCAACAGCTATTACTGAGGAGATCTTTGGCAACAATACAATGGTAGCCGAAGCACTGTATGCATTTATTAGCTTCCAAATGGGATAGGAGAGGGAATGTGAATGTCAACTAATCCTATCAAAAAAACTGATGTCctgtataaaacaaaaaatctacAAAAGCATTAACAAGCACTAAACTGTTTTTGCTCATGCGAGAGCTTTGACCAAGAATGTAAATCCTGCCCATTACTCAATTAGCATTCATTTGCATGCGATACGTATACCGACTCGTTTATCTTTTGCATGCAAGGTTGACAAAAGGCTATTTCAGATGTATAAGATATTATGTAATAATTAAGTAAGGTGTtagtacagtaaataaaatgtgtgcagcAGAAACAAGCATTCCGTGATGGGAAacttaacataaaaacaaacatatatccTAGATTGCGATTTTCAACATGTTGTataaccaacattttaaaatacattttatccaCATACCCATTATATGGTTTTGTTATTtccataaatgtttttattaataagtCAAAAGAAATATTAGGATTACTCTGACCCAGACTTGTAGCGCAAAGTCACTTAAAAGTAAAGTTTGTCCTGAGCTTTCAACCATCTATCTTAACTTTGACAGAGATTTAAAAATGGCTTGCAAAACTTGCCGTTAAGTGACAGTTACATAATAAACCCTCAAGGTGAAATGATAAGATCTTACttcttttctccttcttcttgaacttgttcttcttcttgctgtGCTCTTTGTCGTCGTCTGAGACGTAGGCGTCGGGTGCCTCGTGGTGATGTCCATCGTGAGGCGGCGATGGTTCTCCCGTGCGGTACAGCCCGGGGAACTTGGTGGGACTGATCTCCTCAGAGCTGGGGGTGCGAGCCACGCCCCCGGGGTGCTCTGCCCGGCGCTGCTCTAcagggctgctgctggggggcAGGAAGCACTCAGTCATGACTTCTCGGGCCAAATCACTCCTCCGACTGGAACATCACCTCTCCATCACACCTGCAGCGGACGGGATAAGAGGCTCTAACAACATAGTCTTTTATTCCACCTCTCAAAAGATCTGGGTTCAGTTTGCCTACACATACTTCAAACATTCCTCCCGCTTGGTTATCATGCTATCTGCCTCTTCGTTATGAGAGAGACAGTGGACAGGTCTGTGAGGTTTTATAGCTTTTGGAAATTCAGTTGTTGCAACAAAGTTTATAATTGAACATTCAAACTTTATAATGAACTGAAAGTTAAGACATGGCCTTAAGCCTTAATTAAAGAAGGGTTGAACaatagatttatttaaatgaataagtGGAACAGTTTCTCTGGCCCTACTATGAATCTGCTTAGCACAGCAGAAGTGGCTTATTCTGTTTGAGAGGAAATTATAGCAccacaaataaacattacattaagAATaggaatatttaaatgaaaatccaAACATGTTTGCCTCATCAAATAGAAAACCTGTTAGATTGAAGGACAATGAcgtaaaacaattcaaaatattcaaaaacattttaaacattttcaaaacccAGAGACTTAAAAGTGGGATAAAAACATCTGTAGTCCATTCCTGCTTCTTATTTTCACTAAACAAGTGTTGACAGTATGAACAGAACAAATGCAACAATAACGTCTACCCAGCAGATGGTGCTCTGCCCTATGAACTTCTATCACTTCCTAATTCCGATTCAGCCGATTCTCACAACCTATTGTCAGCAAAATCAGATCTACAGTCCACCCCACCATCATCATCCACATGAACAGAGGTTTAGCAGAAACATGGCCTTGCCGTCTGTCCACGAGCAGATATTTTCTTCAGCTGTATGttacacaaacatttgaaaCGATTGTCTGCCTTGTTTATGTCAAACACCACTTTGGCCTCACGTACACGCTTTGAATGACTCCTCTAATGAAATATGATGACTGTTTTACAAACCTACTCGATCGTGtgcaataattacatttattctgaTCCAATATAATCTTATTCTAGTGCAAAATGACAACGTATacattgaatgtattttaaaaactgttgttgTGCATTGTTGCTGAAGTTGTTTGGCTTATATcctggtgtttttttgtgtcctTTAACTCCACTGATCAGGACTAGCAGCCCTAATTTCGTTGAAATTACAATAAAGGCTCAGCTGTCAGTGTGTATGTTGTAGGAAGACAATTAATTTACGAAATCACTGCAAAGGGGTGGggtgtatttataaaaatggaAGTTTAATTTACCTTCCTAATCACTGTAATAATGTTCTTCAAACTGACGGTAAGTTGAAGATCTCATGTGacaaatcaatacaaaacaaaaccacacatttaaatCTAGAAGTCAGTGTGTTGGATTCACGATGCACCACCTAAAAGACACAGGTGATAAATGATGCAAAACCACTGTCATTTGCTTACTAACACTGTCTTAATTGAACTCTGGACAAAACCCTGTTAATTAAGTCTGCCTGACATCTTAACCTTCCTTCGCTGTGGGCAGATTATCCTTACTATTTTCTTATCCTGTCCTTTCTATATAACGCTAATGTTACTACAACCACTCAAAATTCATCACCTTCCTGTTACAATACGCAGTGTAATTCTTGCAGTAAGGTATATAAGTAAGTTGACATTAATAACATTAAGAAAGTAGAAGCTCTCTTCTGAATGGAGGGGCCCATCATGCTAACGTCAGTTCAGCTAACCTGCTAAGCTAGCTCATTAGCCAGTCTGTACGTCGCGATTAAAGCGGCTGTTTCCTtcgtaaaaaaacaacataagatACAAAGTAAACTACATTTGCTTAACTGTATTTCGTAACCGCTGCACTGTCATTAAACACGCAAAATACAAAAGACAAGAAACTTTACCAAAAACTATCCCGTTCGGTCAGTTTCAGTGGAGCTTCCGCTTGTCTGTATTCTAAATAAACCCATCTGCGCTTGCGCGAAAGCCGAAATGCATGATGGGTGATGTAGTTCGAACGGTACGTTTCCGTTTTCTTCCTTTATAGGGTATATTGGAGGTCAGCAACCAACGATTTAGTGTATTAACGCCACCTATTGGAGAGGAATGAGGAGCATTGGAAttggcaaacaaacacaatttttaaaaagggataaatgaaacaattacaaaatgaaatgtatctcAATCATACCCGTTTCTTTTAAGAAATGTAGGAGAATGTATATTTCTTTTGTACTATAGTTTTCTCCGGTGTAATTATGTTATTTCTCATCAATTTATCCTGATATTTGTTACCTTCTTTTTTGTCATACCTGTTAAAGCCTAAtagtaaacatgtttgtgttaatcCTGTGTCCTATTTTCAGGTGGGTcaatatccttttttaaaatacccTAAATATGTTTATGTCCCCTAGGACTCAGTATTCTAAGTTTTGATAGTTTTAACCTCTGCTTCACCAAACGGTATTTGTATATCAGATAACTGTTGTTTTACAGTAGTAAATGAGTAAATATTGAAACATTTCATACACAATATCCTGCCTTCATGCGATTTTCCAGCCTTACCTAAGTTCTCTCACCACAAAAGTATAGTCTATGTAGGTTTCCTTAGCCCAAAATAATCTGGAATTAATGAAGAATGTTTAGGCTGTGGTCTCATTTTGATCTTAACCACAAGTGTGATGTTATACAAGCCTGCGTACAAGATAAACTGTCAAACAATGTTTTGAAAAGCAACTATCATCTAAATTTGGTGAAACCACGTGCTATTCTGAGTCATGTGTACTTTCCCAAACTCTGCGGTTACACTCTGTACCCTGGTGGTCATCACGGACACATGAAACACATTAGTCCTCTGATCTTTGTTGGCACCATCTGCTCCAAACCCACAGCTGCAATGGCAAAATGAGGTCGTGATTCAATatcataaaaaaaggcaaacaaggTCTCATTGTGCGGCCGGCACATTGGTCCGTGCAAACTGCAGTTTCATGCCAATTGGGAACAGAATCAGTGATAGGGCACCCTGCTGCCTTTTGAGAGCGCACGGGCATCACAAagagcatttgtgtgtgagggatTGGCATCGGTAAACGTTCCCTTTCCTCTCCGCTTGCAAGCGACAGTCAGTGAGCAGCTGAACACCTGTGGAGCAGAATGGTATAATAACAACTTTGTTTCCCCAGGAAATGATGCGTTTCCTGACTCGGACAACACTAGGCTAAGATTAAAGCCGGAGACATGCAACTGGCGAGGACAAACATTTACTATTCCACTCATGCtatgcattttcatttttacacatcttttaaaaggaaatatagTGAAAGGTCAGCAACCTCTCTGTGATATAAAACAGATCCATGTCaccaaacatttctttatttggcACGAGACTGGGATTTAGCAGACCATAATTGTAAAAATACGTTATTCATATACACCTCTAGtaaaaaacactattgaaaACATATCTAAAAATATACAGTGAAACATaacagcagaataaaaacacttttgcaGGGTTTGCAGGAGGGCGTGTAGGGGGTATTTTACAAGGTAACGGAGGAATGCTAACACATAACAGTCATAGTTTCCTCTGCCCTCAGTCCTCTGGTATGGCCCACACATTGGTACCAATATGTGCCAACACTTCAGAAGAGACAGTTCATGCACTTCACAGCCTTGCTGCCGTAGTCCACGCACTCGGGTCCGATGCACTGGCAGCAGGCGTTGTGAAACCAGCGGTACTTGGATCCTCCCATTGACTCACAGTATAGTTTACACTGTCGGATAGACACGCAGTCGTCAAAGTAGACCACCGTGCACatgttttctgaaataaaatatacagggAGAGAAAATAACACATGAGTCACGAATCCAGTAAAgagttttttttagttttacagtAATTACCTTTAACCCTAAATgttgctacttttacttcaggGGGAAATTAATTTGCTGCGAATAAGCATGACCATATGTGTTGGTGAGTTTAATGAGTTAACTTCTCTGCTCTGTGGGAACCATAAAGAGTGTGTCTTCAGGAGGCAGACAGCCAAAACAcccacaaatgaaaataaagaaaatggcAGTGGAACAACACTTTTAACCCAGTTACAAATCCCTAAACTTGAGGTCTTCTTGGCAGCTCTGTCCCCCCTGAAATGACGAGAACCTGATCTACCCCAAACTGTTCTCAGCTCAAGACTTTGTAGAGTGCTTCAGCTCTGAGCGAGGCCTGATTTTATTACTACAGGTCTTAGTGAGTGTGCAAAATGCAAATAGGGAATTTGACTGGACCTGACAGGACCAGAAAACTATGTAATAATAAAGAATGTGAGCAAAGCACACTTTTCCTCATGTATAACGTATTCAGAAACTGAATGATTGATGTGGATGAGCTAAAATAGTCCTTCGGTTGGTTTACCTTGAGAGTCATAGCTGGCGTGGATGCTGTTGGCGGGCACAGAGACGTTCTGGTGCGGGTCAAGCGACTCGAGGAAGGAGACCATGTTCTCGTGATGGGAGAGCTCCTCGGCCACGGGGAAGGAAACCACCATCATGTTGATCGGAGCCTCGCCTTCGGTGAGGGCGCGGAACAGCGAGGGGATCGGGCGGTGCAGCTCCTCCACCGTGCTCTTCGACGTGGCCGGGGTGTCGCTGTAGTTCTTCGGGTTACACATCCCTAACAGGaagagatggatggagatgtTAAAAGGTGGGTTCATGAAAATATAGAAAGAAATTCCTGTCTCTATTGAGAGGTTGAAGATGATGTACCGGTTTTAGTGATACAGTATATGACTTTTCCTCACATACCAAAAGggtaaagcaaaacaaatgggACAAATAATAAGGacaaaagcaatacaattaaataaattacactgggtattaaaaaaagatatgtaaataatagacaaaaaacaagaatgaGAAATGTATGCATTGTGCATTAAAGCGAATGCTCTTAattattttatcctttttttgtatttatattctaacatttatttgttatttttatttattgtatacgtcaaaatgtataatatatattaccgaatatattttcttattctttttcagatttgttGGTTTTATGGCACTGCTGTGAATATTGTCCCCCTCCCGTTGGCTGTTTTCATACGTTTTTACCAGGGGCTTCACAATGTCagacttttactttaaaaaaggggCCACCATTCAACATTCATGATAACAGTATTATCAAGATATCTCTAAACAATTTGCAGGCCAATTTGGTCCTTGGTGATATGACTATAGCCAGGATTTAGTAAATACTATGGCCATGAGTTAAAGTTCTcccacagcagaaacacaactACCTAAGACAAAGACCACTACCTAACTCAAAATGCTGCTTTAGAGCCTTTAAAGCTTAGGAGGTGGATATCTTAAAAGCTGGGAAATAAAAGCCAAACTAGTTAAAGTCTAAATAAAGCTAAACGCTATTTGGATCTCGTAAATTGACTGAACTGACCCTCGTAGCACACTGGTGACAGTTAAATGGTTTCACACATGATTTCAGCTCACAGAGGCAGTTTTGTAAAAACCACACAGCTGTCATGAATATCTCATCTCAATTAAGATCCTTTTTAACACTTCATTTAATTTCCAAAATACAGTAGTGGCCCCACATCCTCTGATAGGATCTTTGTAAACCTTCAAATGAGTCAAAGTGAATTACGGCTAATGGGTAAATCATTTAATGGGGAACGGAGTTTGACAGAGGAATTGGATTACTTACCATTGCTAAAAGCAGAGCCAGAACAGCTGTTTTAGATAAAGAGTACACATGggtcctcccccctcctcccttcctctaaaatacccccccctcccctccctttctGCTCCTGCTCTAACCACTCGCAGATTCACACTTCAAAGTATCCAGCGTTTGGCGAAGATAACATGTTTAGAGTGGAAACTTACTTAAAGTGGTCATAAGGCTAGCGTagtaacagaaaacaaaaacaaaaaagctatAAAAGAGAGATATATTCTAGCTCAGAGCTACAGGCTGTCCTCGGTGTGTTTTAAAAGGCTGTTCAGCTCCACCTCTGTAACatctgtgcagcagcagcagctagttcagCTCGCTTAGTGTCAGATCGTTGCATTTGTGTTCCACATGAAAGAGTTTTAATAAAGCCTCCCTGTCAGCACGTACAGTAATATCTGTCCATCAAAGCTGATCTGAGAGATTAATGGTGTAAAGGGGCTGGGTCGCAGGGGCGCGGTCGATGAGGGAGCCAACAGTGGGACAGGACGCCATAataatatttttagtttgaaaatcAATGAAATGACTACATAGAAAAACTAGACAACTACAATGTGATAACACAATCAGAAAGAGATGCAGAAATGACCAGAGGCACAAATCAAGACCCAAATAAACCAGGACTATGAAGCAAAGCCAAACAATTACAGACAAATGTAACAACACGATAGAAATGACCACAAATACACATGGAACAGCACACAAAAACAGATGCAAGACAACCACAAAGAGTCCCAAAACATGCAAAAAGATCCTAAAACGACTAAAGACATGCAAAACTACCACAAATGGCCGGAAAGAGATGCAATAAAGACCAGGAAGTCTATCCAAATTACGTAAAATGGCATGCAAAAGGTTGCCGAGTGACcccaagaaaacacaaaaatgcaAATAGGACCTAAATCCACTAAAAAGAATCATAAAAATGGGCACAAAGATGCAGAATgacctaaaaaaataataatatcagaaacagagacagaatgACCAGCAAAGCCAATCAAAAAGACTTAAAAGAGATGATGCAAAAAGATGCAGACGGTCAACAAAGtcacaaaatgttaaacatttagTGAAATAACTGAGGAGGTTACACACAAAACAAGGGataaacccttaaaaaaaagacactaaaaGTTTGAAAACAACTCGGTCTGGGTCTTCCAACACATTTGACTTATTTAAGTGTGTTCTTACGACCCTTTAAATCTGTGCCCAGTTCTGTCCCGCCTCTGCCGGTTTGAAGCGTTAACAGCTGAGGAGTTACCAAGCCCAATGTTTTCTCGTTTCACAAATCCGGTTGTTTCGGATCTCGCTGGGATTTACACCCCCACCGCACCTCGCCGGGAGGCTGAGAGTCAAAGATCATTTTCGCAGGTCGACCTCCTCGTCCCCTCTCTCTTCCGGCTTCCTTCACGCTTTGATCTCGCGCAGGACCTCGACACTTCCTGTCCACATGTGCAGCAGCTGCTCACTAGTGACAATATTCCTTTAATTTCCTCCTGGCTTCTGCGTCACGTTAACCTCGACGTTGTCACTTCTCAGAGGCACCTTCATATCTGGCTCCCCTCGCCTCACACTCATCTCGTATCAGAGCAGCAACACTCAAACAAACCGTCTGCTTTCTGAACTGTCAAGAGCATTACAGCCACAGTTTCACTTTACCAAGAGAGAGTGCTCTGCGGTGGGGTGATGGAGAGGTTAACAAGACTGAAGTGTCACATGTATGGAAAGAGATTAGTGCCAGAAACGTTTTAAATATGTTGCAATCACAGTGATCAATTATAGGGCTCACTGCATACTTCCTGTTATCTGTATGCAACTCTAATCAACTGTATATAACTTCAGATTAATTACCTGCTTTATGTTTATCGGTATAAACTGCAAACTGACTAGACTCATTGAACTGTATACTGGTACAGTAAATACTGCAGACATCGTAgttacacatatattttatgCACACTCTCAGGTATGATAAGTAAGAGGTATGCGAGTACTactgtgttttatctttttccAATTGTTGTAactttgattatttttgttacttacatatttattttttatccctGCTATTATTGCCCTGCTGCCTAAATTACCCCAAAAGGATTTATAAAGTTATATCTTATATAATCTTACTTTAAACATCTAATCAATCGTTTAAAATTAC contains these protein-coding regions:
- the twsg1a gene encoding twisted gastrulation protein homolog 1-A, which translates into the protein MRPGQLILPAAAALLFLLSGLSPTSGCNKALCASDVSKCLIQELCQCRPSDGNCSCCKECMLCLGNLWEECCDCVGMCNPKNYSDTPATSKSTVEELHRPIPSLFRALTEGEAPINMMVVSFPVAEELSHHENMVSFLESLDPHQNVSVPANSIHASYDSQENMCTVVYFDDCVSIRQCKLYCESMGGSKYRWFHNACCQCIGPECVDYGSKAVKCMNCLF